In the Aggregatilinea lenta genome, GGTCACGGCCACGTCCGGCAGTTCAGTCGCAGCCGGCGGCGCGCTTTCCGCCGTGACGGATACGCTCGGCGCGACGCCCGGACCAACCGGCACGCCCCACAGGCGCAGCGCGCCGTCCTCACCCGCCGACAGCAGGAACAGGCCGTCCGGCGCGAACGCTACGCTAGCGACCGCCGTGTCACTGTCCAGTGTCGCGGCGACCGATCCGGCCTCTGGCGCGACCACGTTCCACAACTGAATCGTGCCGCCCGCCTCGTCACCGCCCGCCGACGCCAGCAGACTGCCGTCCGCGTTAAACGCGACGCCCGCAACCTCGGCCTGGTCGGATTGGAGCGTGCTCACGGCCTCCCCCAGCGTGCCCTCAGTCCAACTCGTGTTCCACAGACGCACTGTGCCATCCGCGCTGGCCGACGCCAGCAGCGTGCCGTCCGCCCGGAATGCCATATCCTGCACCGCGCCGGTGTGGCCGGTTGCGGTCAGCAGGTGATCCCAGGCCGCCTCGACGCGTTCCTCGCTGACTGTCACCTGGAGCGCGTAGAGATCGACCGCGCCGCTGTTATAGCCAATCGCCAGCATCCAACGACCCTGTTCGTCCGCGACCGGGCCAAACGCGAGGCTGGTCACCGGCACGTTGTTGTCGATGGTGGTCAGCAGCGTGCCCGTGCGGCCATTCCACAGGTTGGCCGTCCCCGCGCTTTCTGCCGAGTCTGGCATGGTCGCGGCAGACGCGACGATCAACAGGTCAGGGCTGACGGCCACCGCGTTGACCGGCTGTTCGTCCTGCACGCCCATCACCAGCGCGTCGATCCCCGGCGGAACCACCTGGAAGAAGCGGATGTCACCCTGTTCGCCGCCGATCGCCAGGAAGGTCAGGCCGCCACTGGAGCCAAAATCGAGCGCCGTGACCGGCTCCCCGGTCGTGTCGAGCACCTGCGGTTCGGCCCCCGGCGTGCCGGGCGTCACGATCAACACGCCGCTCATGTCGCCCGCCGCGCCGACTGCGATCGCGTCACCGCCCGGCGACCAGATCGCCGCGCCCGTCGCGCCGCCGTCGCCGGTGTTAATCTCCGCCAGCTCCACGACCTGCGCCGCCGTCTCGACACTCATCGGGCTGCCCGCCGCCACCACGTCACCCGGGTCCGTGCTGGGACCCTGGTGGGTGGGATAGCTGCTGCACAACACCAACTGCGAGCCGTCAGCCGCCACGCGGTAATCGTAAGTCGTGCCGTCGTAACTCATCACCACGACATAGCCCGGCGTGACGACTTGGCTGTACATCTGGTCTTCCTGCGGGCAGCCCAGGCTGGTGTCGCCGAATTCCGTCTCGGTCCAGCTATACGATTCCAGCGCGTCGAGCGACACCGGCTCGCCCAACTGCTCGTTCAGATCGGCCAGCGCCTGATCGACGGCGTCTTCCGGGCCGCTTTGGGCCAACACCTGCACGGCAGGCAGCGCGCCAACCAGCGCCAGCAGCAGTACCGTGCGTACCAGTAGACGTTTCAACATCGTTCGCTCCTTACTACACGCTCTCGATTAACATTCCATAAACCAGCTCACTCCGGACCTGCGCGCGGCTTCAGCCGACCGGTTGGGTCGACGGAAAGCGCTGCGCGACCGGCCTCAGCGTCACTTCATCAATCTCGATGCCCGCCGGGTTGCCCCCGGTGATGCGCACCTGCACGACGTGCAGACCGCGCGGCACTACAAACGCGTCGCCGTCGTAGCCGACAATGGTGTTGTAGCCGGGCGTGGACCCGACCTGCACCATCACCCGGCTGACCACCTGCCCGTCCACGCTGACCTCGATCGACTGCACGCCCGTGCCCCGGTTGAGGAAGTACACCTCGGCGCGGTACAGGCCCCCGGCGGCGATCACCGCGCTGCGCGCGTCGCCGGGACGCAGCCGCACGGTGAGGTCGTCGCTGGCCCGCCTGCGCAGGCGCAGCGTGCCGTCGCCGCGCATGCCTTCCGCCTGCAAGCGGATCGGGTAGGGCGGCGTCACCAGCCGGAATACCACCGGCAGATCGTCCGCGTCGCCCAGCAGCGTCACCCGCCACGCCGGAACCCACACCTCGTGGTGGTCGCGCCACGTCCGCAGCCACGCATCGTCGCCCACCGACGACCGCCCATCGACCGCGATCAGGCTGCCGGTCGTGAGGTAGCCCGCGATGGGGTAGAAGATCGACGGGCCGCTGCGCACAAAGACCGCCTCACGGCCCTCGACGACCGCCAGCCGCGCCAACGGCCCCGCCTGCGCATGGGCCACGCCCATGTCCCCGCACCACCCGGCGCATAACGCGCCCACGAGCAGCAGGGTCACTACGATATACCTGGAGCTGGGGACGTGCACGGCGATCTCTCCTCATGGGCAGCGGCGTCGGCAGGATCTTGCGTACGGCGCTCGCGTACACTATAAAGTTTAGCAACATCTGCCCACAGCCATGTCGGCGATCGCTCTACGGGTGATCCATGCGTCCCAACCGGACCCGCCAGCCCTATACGCATTTTTCCGCCTTTGCTATACTCTTAAGATGCGTGAAATGAACGCCTACAAATAATTAGCAAGATACACAACTACACGGATCCGTGTACCCTTAAGCTAAGGACCGTGTCATCACTCCCTGGAGTATGCTGGTTTCACCTGCCAGGGTCGTCTTACCACTTCGCGGCAGTGGGGCCGGACGCCGCAAACAGTCATCGCAGCCGTCATGCTCGATATGTTTAATTCTCCCGCGCGGACGAGGCAAGTTTCTGGACGTATGGACCTTCATACACGGATCGATGACACAGCATCCAACGAGCAGATTAACGTCCTGTTGATCGAAGACAGCTCCGGCGACGCAGCGCTGATTAGTGCCTACCTTCAGCGCAGCCAACCCAGCATCTTCAATCTCGCCATCGCCGACCGGGTGAGCAGCGGCAAGTCGCTGCTGGCGCGCGGCGGTATGGACATCGTGCTGCTCGACCTGTCCCTGCCCGACAGCCAGGGACTGGACAGCCTATCCGACCTGCTCGCCATCGCCCCAACCGTGCCGTTGATCGTGCTAACCGGGCTGGACGACGACCAGCTGGGCCTGGAAGCCGTCACACGCGGCGCACAGGACTACCTCGTCAAGGGCACGATCAACGGCGAAAGTCTGCGCCGGTCGCTGCGCTATGCGATTGAGCGCAAACGCACCGAGGACACGCTGCGCCGCGTCAACCGTGCGTACCGCGTGCTGGCTGGCGGCAATCACGCCGTCGTGCACTCGTCCGACGAACACGCGCTGATGGCCGAAATCTGCCGCGTGGCGACGCAGATCGGCGGCTATAAGCTGGCGTGGGTCGGCTACGCGCGGCAGGACGCGGCCCACACGGTCGAGCCGAT is a window encoding:
- a CDS encoding WD40 repeat domain-containing protein, with the protein product MLKRLLVRTVLLLALVGALPAVQVLAQSGPEDAVDQALADLNEQLGEPVSLDALESYSWTETEFGDTSLGCPQEDQMYSQVVTPGYVVVMSYDGTTYDYRVAADGSQLVLCSSYPTHQGPSTDPGDVVAAGSPMSVETAAQVVELAEINTGDGGATGAAIWSPGGDAIAVGAAGDMSGVLIVTPGTPGAEPQVLDTTGEPVTALDFGSSGGLTFLAIGGEQGDIRFFQVVPPGIDALVMGVQDEQPVNAVAVSPDLLIVASAATMPDSAESAGTANLWNGRTGTLLTTIDNNVPVTSLAFGPVADEQGRWMLAIGYNSGAVDLYALQVTVSEERVEAAWDHLLTATGHTGAVQDMAFRADGTLLASASADGTVRLWNTSWTEGTLGEAVSTLQSDQAEVAGVAFNADGSLLASAGGDEAGGTIQLWNVVAPEAGSVAATLDSDTAVASVAFAPDGLFLLSAGEDGALRLWGVPVGPGVAPSVSVTAESAPPAATELPDVAVTAESGEVTTADGAVG